From the Anaeromyxobacter dehalogenans 2CP-1 genome, the window CGAGCTGGTGGACCGCGCCCCGGCCGCCGCCCCCGAGGCGGAGGAGAAGGGCGAGAAGAAGGCCACCAAGGCCCCCAAGGCCGAGAAGGCGCCGAAGGCCGAGAAGGCCCCCAAGGCGGAGAAGAAGCCCGCCAAGAAGGCCGCCAAGGCCGAGTAGCGCCGGCCGCACGGCCGATGCTCGCCAGGGAGGCCGCGTGCGCCGCACGCGGCCTCTCGCGCGTTCGGGGCCCCTCTCGCTTTCCGCTGCCGCGGCCCGCTGGTACAACCATCCCTCCCATGCCGCCGTTCCTCGCCCAGGACCCGCTCGACGCCCTCCGGCACGCCGGGCCGCCGGGGTGGGCCGAGGTGGCCTGGGCCATGGCCGGCGTCGCGAGCGAGCCCTGGGCCCTCGCGCTGCTGGGCCTCGCGCTGTACTCGTGGCTGGAGCGCGAGGTCCCCGGGGTGCTGAAGGCCGTCGCGCCGCTGTGGGCCGCCCTGGCGGTCGCAGGGGCCCTGGCGATGGGGGCGCAGGGCGTCCTCTCCGCGCCGCGCCCGGCCGACGCGGGGGACCTGCTGGTCACCACCTTCCGGCACCTCACCTCGGCGCCGGGGCTCCCGCTGGGCGTGTTCGTCGGCTACACGCTGCTCGCCTACGGCCGGCGGGGGAGGGCGGCGCTGCTGGTCGCCGCGGCCGGGGCGGCGGCGCGGGCGTGGTCCGGGCCGCACTGGGGCCCGGATCTGCTGGTCGGCGGCCTGGGTGGCGCCGCGATCGGGTGGGCGATCTGGGCGGCGGTGCTGCGCCTCTCGCCGCGCGGCCACCTGGCGCGGCTGCGGGCCTCGCGCCGCGCGACGGCGGACGGTGCCGCGCAGGAAGGTCACCCTGCGCCTTGACACCCGCGCTAAGTTAGCGTAAAGGAACCCACTTTTCGTGGAGGCTCCGCGGACGCACCGCTGGAGAAGCTTCCACGTTCCAGGATCTTAGGCTTCACGGAGGCAGAGCTCATGGCGGTCGTTCTTCGTCTGTCGCGCGCGGGCACGCACAAGGCGCCCTTCTATCACGTGGTGGCGACCGACTCGCGCAACGCGCGGGACGGCAAGTACCTCGAGGACGTCGGCATCTACGATCCGACCAAGCGCCCGGAGCGGATCGAGCTCAAGGTCGAGCGGATCGAGCACTGGCTGAAGGCCGGCGCCAAGCCGAGCCAGACGGTCGCGATGATCCTCAAGCGGGCCGCGAAGGCGGCCGCTCCCGCCGCGCCGAAGGCGTAAGGGTCGATGCGCGACCTCGTCCAGTGGCTCGCCCGCGAGCTCGTCGAGCAGAAGGACGCCGTGAGGGTGGAGGCGATCGAGCGCGACCGCGCGACCGTCTTCGAGCTCACGGTGGCCCCCGACGACCTCGGGCGCGTCATCGGGCGGGGCGGCAAGACCGCCAAGGCGTTCCGGACCGTGCTCGACTGCGCGGCCCGGCGCCAGGGCCGGCGCGCGGTGCTCGACATCCTCGACTGACCGTGGCGCTCGTCCGGATCGGGAAGGTGGTCCGGGCGCTCGGGCTGAAGGGCCACCTGGGCGTGGCCGGGTCGGAGGGCGCGCTCGGGACGCTCGAGCGCGTCGTGCTCCGGCACGGCGCGGTCGGGCAGGCGGAGCGGAGGGTGCTGGAGGCGCGGCCGCAGGGGCGCCTCTGGGCGGTGCGGATCGACGGCGTCGCCGATCGCACCGGCGCCGAGGCGCTGGTCGGGGCCGAGGTGCTGGCGCCCCGCGAGGCCCTGGGCGAGGCGGGAGAGGGCAGGCACTACTGGGGCGACCTGGAGGGCCTGCCGGTGGTGACCGTCCAGGGCGAGGCGCTCGGGACGGTGACCGGGCTGATGGAGACCGGCGCGGTGGACGTGCTGGTGGTGCAGGGCGCGCGGGGCGAGCTGCTGGTGCCGCTCGCGCCGTACGTCGAGGTGGATCGCGCGGCGGGTCGCGTGGTGGTGGACCCGCCGGAAGGGCTCCTGGAGCCGTAGGCCGGGGGCGAGAGGAGGCCGCCGAGGAAGAGGATCGGACGTGGCGAGGCTCGAGGTCGACATCCTGACGCTGTTCCCGCGCATGTGCGCGGGGTACCTGGGGGAGAGCATCCTCGGGAAGGCGCAGGAGGCCGGCCTGCTCGCGGCGACGATCACGGACATCCGCGACCACGCGACGGGCAAGCACCGGGTCTGCGACGACGCGCCGTACGGCGGCGGGGCGGGCATGGTGATGAAGCCGGAGCCGCTCGTCGAGGCCATCGAGGCCGCACGCGCGCGGCTCCCGGGGGCCTGGGTGGTCCTGACCAGCCCGCGCGGCGCGCGGCTGGATCAGGCGCTCGCGCGGCGGTTCGCGGAGCACGGGCGGCTGATCCTGGCGTGCGGGCGGTACGAGGGAGTGGACGAGCGGGTGATGACGGCGGTGGACATGCAGGTCTCGATCGGAGACTTCGTCCTCACGGGCGGCGAGCTGGCGGCGCTCTGCGTCGTCGACGCCGCCGCGCGCCTCGTCCCCGGCGTGCTGGGCAACGCGGCGTCCGCGGACGCCGAGAGCTTCGCGGGGGTCGAGGGGCTCCTCGAGCACCCGCAGTACACGAGGCCCCCGGAGTTCCGGGGGATGAAGGTTCCGGAGGTCCTCCTGTCCGGGGACCACCGGCGGATCGAGCGGTGGCGCCGGCGCGAGGCGCTCAGGGCCACCCGGGAGCGGAGGCCGGACCTCTTCGCGAGGCTCTCGCTTCCGGAGAGCGACCTCCGGCTCATCGAGGCCGGGGACGACGAACTGTAGGCGAGCGGTAAAGGAGACGTACGTCATGCTGCGCAAGGCGATTGCCGACATCGAGGCGAAGTACCTGCGGACCGACCTCCCCGAGATGCGTGCGGGCGACAGCGTTCGCGTGCACACGAAGATCAAGGAAGGCGACAAGGAGCGCATCCAGGTCTTCGAGGGCGTGGTGATCGCGTACCGCAAGGGCGCGCCCGGCTCGTCCATGTTCACGGTCCGCAAGGTGAGCTACGGCGTGGGCGTGGAGCGCATGTTCCCCGTGCACAGCCCGCGCATCGACAAGATCGAGGTCGTGGGCCACGGCGGCGTGCGCCGCTCGCGCCTCTACTTCCTGCGCGGCCTGCAGGGCAAGGCGGCCCGCCTCCACCAGGAGGAAGGTCCGGGCGCGGCCGACGCCGCCCACGCCGCGCCGACCCCGGCGTAGCGTCCAGCCGGCGCGCCGTCCGGCGCCGGCCTCGCACCTCCGCACCTCGCGGCCGCACCCCGGCGTGTGCCGGTGTGCGGCCGTGCCGTGCCTTGGGCGCGGGACACCGCGCTTCCCGCGTCGGCGCCCGGGAGCTAACATGCCGGCCCGAGCGTGATCCTCCTCGAGTTCGCAGCCCAGGGCGTGCGCGGCGTCGCGCCCGCTGGTGGCCGGGCGACGCTGCGCCCCGGATACAACGTGGTCTCCGCCGACGGCGCCGCCCTGCGGCGCCTGCTCGAGGCGCTCCTGCACCCCGATCCGCGCGATGGGGAGGCGCTGCCCCGCGCCCCCGGCGGCCCGGCCGGCGCGGCCGTGCGCGCCGGGCTCACCCTGGTCGGCGACGACCGGGTCACCTACCGCCTGGTGCGCGACTTCACCGCCGGCGCGCAGCTCCACCGCTTCGACGCCGAGCGCCGCGCGTTCTCGCTGGTCTCCCAGGACCTCGCCGAGATCGCCGCCGCGCTGCGCGCGCCCATCGGCGTCCCGCCGCGCGCGCGGCAGGGCGCGCTCCTCACCATCGCCGCGGCGGACCTGCCCTCGCGGCGCCCGTCGGTGGCGGGCGCGGCGGCCGCGATCCCGCAGCGCGCGCCGCTCTCGCCGGAGCAGGCGCGGCGGCGCCGCGAGCAGCTCGAGGGCGAGCGGGTCCGCGCGCGCGCCTCGGAGAAGGTGCAGCAGGAGCTGGACGGGCTGCAGGCCCGCGCCACCGAGCTGGAGGTCGCGCTGCGCGACGGCGCCCGGCTGCGCGAGGCGCTGGCGGCCGCCGGGCGCGCGCGCGACGAGCTCGCGCCGGTGGCGGCCGCGCGCGACGCGCTGGGCGACGCCGACGCGGCGCTCACCGCGTACGAGAAGGCGGCGGCGCGGCGCGCGGACGCGGCGGCGCGGGTGCAGGCCGAGCGCGCCGGGATCGAGGAGGCCGAGGCCAGCGGGGCGCCGCTGCCGTTCTGGCGGGCGCCGCCGTTCTGGGCCGGGGCCGGCGCGGGCGCGCTCCTCGCCGCGGCCGGGGTGGCGGGCGCGGCGGCCGCCACGGGCATGCGCTACCTGGCGCTGCTCGACATCCCCGCGTTCGGCTGGGCGGCGTGGGTCGCGCTGCGCTGGGTCTCCGCGCAGGAGGCCTGGGAGCGGATCGCGCGGCGGCGGCGGGTGGTGGACGACTGGCAGGCGAAGGTCGAGGCGCAGTTCGAGCGCGACGGCGCCGCGGTGCGCGGCGCGCTGGCCGCGCTGGGCCTGGCCAGGCCGACGGAGCTGCGCGAGGTGCTCGGGAAGCTCGCCGAGGCCGAGGCGGCGGTCACCGGCGCGCGCACCCGGCTCGAGGCGTGGGAGGCGACGCCGGGGGCGCGGGGCGCGGCCGCGGAGAAGGCGCGGCTCGACGAGCAGCAGGCCGCGCTCGAGGCGCGGCTCGCCTCCGAGGCGGGCGGGTTCGTCCGCGACGTGCGCTCCATCGAGGCGGAGCTCCAGCGGCTCGAGGCGGAGGCGACCGCGCCCGCCCCGGCGGCGCCGGCCCCGGTGGTGGCGGCGCCGGGGGCGGCGGAGCCGCTGCGCGAGCTCCTCCAGCGCGCCGCGGCCGAGCTGGGCGGGAGCGCGGCCGCCGCGGGCCGCGGGGTGGCGGAGAAGGCGGGACAGGTGCTGGCGGGGCTCACCTCCCAGCGGCTGGGCGGGGTGCAGGTGGATGACCGCGGCGGGCTGCACGTGCTCGTCGCCGGGCGGCCGGCGGCGGCGATCTCGCTCCCGCCGGCGGATCGCGACCTGGTGTTCCTGGCGATGAAGCTCGCGTTCCTGGAGCAGGGGCTCGCCGGGGGCCGGCGCGTGGGGCTGGTGGACGACGCGTTCCAGGGGCTCTCCGACGGCGCGCGGCGCTTCGCGGCGCGCCTGCTCAAGCAGGCGGCGCGCGCGGGCCAGGTGGTCCACGCCACCGCGGACCTCGCGTTCCGCGAGGCCGCGGATCACGGGGCCTAGCGCGATGGCGGACGCGGGCGGCGACGGGGACGGGCGGCACGCCCGCGGGCGCGAGGGCGAGGCGCTCGCCGCGGCCTGGCTCGCCGAGCGCGGCTTCCGCATCCTCGACCGCAACCACCGCACCCGGCGCGGCGAGGTGGACCTGGTCTGCCGCGACGGCGAGGTGCTCGTGTTCGTCGAGGTGCGCAGCCGCACCTCCGACGCGCAGGGCGGCCCCGAGGAGACGGTGGGCCCGCGCAAGGGGCGGCGGGTCGTGGCCGCCGCCACCGACTGGGCGCTCGGGCACGGCGGGCTGGAGCAGGCGATCCGCTTCGACGTGGTCGCGATCACGTTCGGCGAGGGCGCGCCGCGGATCGAGCACTTCCCGGCCGCGTTCGACGGTGACGGCCGCCCGGGGCACTGGTGATGGCGCGCACGGCGGCGACGGGGAGGGTGGGGTGAGCGCGCGGCCGCCGCAGGCCGCGGCGCCGGGCACGCTGTACGTGCTCGCGACGCCCATCGGCAACCTGGGCGACCTGTCGCCGCGGGCGGCGGAGCTGCTGCGCACCGTCTCGGCGGTAGCGGCCGAGGACACGCGCCGCACGCACAAGCTGTTCGCGCACCTGGGGGCGGCGGCGCCGCTGCTCCTCTCGCTCCCCGCGTTCGACGAGCGCGGCCGGCTGGAGCCGGTGCTGGCGCGGCTGCGCGCCGGCCAGTCGGTGGCGCTCTGCACCGACGCGGGCACGCCGGGCGTGTCCGACCCGGGGGCCGCGCTGGTGGCGGCCGCCTGGGAGGCGGGCGTCCCGGTGGTGCCGGTGCCCGGCCCGAGCGCGGCGGTCACGGCGCTGGCGGCCTCCGGCTTCCCGGCCGACCGGTTCGTGTTCGCCGGGTTCCTGCCGCGCAAGGGCGGCGCCCGCGCCGCGGCGCTCGGCTGGCTGGCCGCGTCGCCGGCCACGCTGGTGCTGTACGAGGCCGGGAACCGGACCGCCGAGACGCTCCGCGACCTCGCCGCCGCGCTGGGCGACCGCCCCGCGCTCGTGGCGCGCGAGCTGACCAAGCTGCACGAGGAGCTGGCGCGCGGGCCGCTCGGCGCGCTCGCGGACCGCTTCGCGGGCGAGGTGAAGGGCGAGGTGACGCTGGTGGTGGCGCCGCCCGCGCCCGGGGCCGGGCCGGCCGCGGCCCCGGAGGCCGAGCCGCTCGAGGACGAGCTGAGGCGGCGCCTCGCGGCGGGCGAGCCGCCGTCCGCGGTGGCACGCGAGGTGGCCCGGGCCCGCGGGCTGGTCCGCTCCGACGTGTACGCCGCCCTGGAGCGGCTGAAGCACGGCGGCCAGGGCTAGGCGCGGCTCAGCTCCGGTCGTCCTCGACGTCCACGGCGCCGCGCAGGCCCAGCTCCTTCATCTTCACCTGGAGCGACTTGCGGCTGATCTGGAGCCGCTTGGCCGCGCGCGTGACGTTGCCGCCGGTCTCCTCCAGCGCCCGCGTGATCAGCTCGCGCTCCAGCTCGGCCTGGGCCTGGCGGACGATCTCCTTCATGGACGCGCCGCTCGGCGCGGCGATGGCGCCCAGCGGGCCCACCGCGGCGATCGGCACCGACGCCTGCGCGCCCTTCTCGCGGAGCGCGTCGGGGAGCGCGCTCGCCTGGATGAGCGGGCCGTCGGCGAACAGCACCGAGCGCTCCATCAGGTTCTCCAGCTCGCGGATGTTGCCCGGCCAGGAGTAGTTCGCGAGCAGCTCCAGCGCCTCGTCCTCGATGCCCTCGACCTTCTTGCCCAGCCGCTGGTCGTACTTCTCGATGAAGTACCGGACCAGCAGCGGCACGTCCTCGCGCCGGTCGCGCAGCGGGGGCAGGGCGATGGGGACCACCGCCAGCCGGTAGTAGAGATCCTCGCGGAAGCGCCCGTCGGCGATGAGCTGCTTCAGGTCGCGGTTGGTGGCGGCGATGAGGCGCACGTCGACCTGGAGCGTCTTGATGCCGCCGACGCGCTCGAACTCGGACTCCTGGATGGCGCGCAGCAGCTTCACCTGCATCTCGACCGGCACCTCGCCGATCTCGTCCAGGAACAGCGTGCCCCCGTCGGCCAGCTCGAAGCGCCCGGGCTTCGAGCCGACCGCGCCGGTGAACGCGCCGCGCTCGTAGCCGAACAGCTCGCTCTCCACCAGGTCCTTGGGGATCGCGGCGCAGTTCACCTTGATGAGCGGCTTGTCGCGGCGCGAGGAGCCGCGGTGGAGCGCCTTGGCGATGAGCTCCTTGCCGGTGCCGCTCTCGCCGGTGATGAGCACGGTGGAGGGCGAGTCCGCCACCCGGGCCACCATGTCGTAGATGGCGCGCATGGGCGGCGACTGGCCGATGAGCGGCGGGCCGTCGCCGTCGTTCAGCATCGCGTGCAGGTTCTGGCGCTCGAGGTCGTGCGCGCGCGCCGCCTTGGCGATGACCTTCTTCAGCTCCTCCTGCTCGAAGGGCTTGGTGATGTAGTCGAAGGCGCCCGCCTTGAGGGCGGCCACCGCGCTGTCCACCGAGCCGTGCGCGGTGATGAGGATGACCGGCACGTCGGGGAAGTCCTGCGAGACGCGGCGCAGGAGCTCCATCCCGCCCACCCGCGGCATGACGAGGTCGGTGACCACCACGTGCACCGGCGTGCGGTGCAGCACGCCGAGCGCCTGCTCGCCGTCGGCCGCGGTGGTGACCTCGTAGCCCTCGCGCTTCAGCATGGCCGCGAGGACCCGGCGGATGTTCACCTCGTCGTCTACGATGAGGACGTGGGCCACGGCGCCTCGTTACCACGGAAGGGCAGGGGTACGCATCAGGCGTGCTTCTTCCGGCGCCGGCGGCCGCGGAGGCGCGCCTCGGCCCGGGCCCGGCGCCGCTCCCGGGCGCGGGCCTTCTCCTCCTCGTCGAGCGGCGGGCGCGGCGCCTCGGCCGGGCGCTCCTCGTGGAGGCCGGGCAGCGCGATGAGGAACTCGGCGCCCTCGCCCGGGGCCGAGCGCACCACGATCGTCCCCTGCTGCGCCTTCACGATGCGCTGGCAGATGGCGAGGCCGAGGCCGGTGCCCTTCTCCTTGGTGGTGTAGAACGGCACGAAGATCGACTCCCGCGCGTCGTCCGGGATGCCCGGGCCGGTGTCGCGGAAGCGGATCTCCACCACGTCGGCGCGCCGCGCCCCCTCGCGCCAGAACGCCAGCTCGTCGCGGGCGAGCTTCGTCGAGACGGTGAGGCGTCCGCCGCGCGGCATGGCCTGGAACGCGTTCAGCGCCAGGTTGAGGAACACCTGCTTCAGCTGCTCCGCGTCGGCCTGGACGCGCGGCAGCCACTCGGCCAGCTCCAGCTCCAGCCGGACCGACTCCGGCACCTCGGCCTGCAGGAGCTTGAACGTCTTCTCCAGCACCTCGTTCACCTGCGTGGGCGCGAGCGAGGGCTTCAGCGGCCGCGAGTAGTCGAGGAACTGGGTGACCACGCCGTTCAGGCGGTTCACCTCCTCGACCACGATCTCGAAGAACTCGCGGTCGTCCTCCGGGACCTTGCGCGGGTCGAGGTACTGGATGGCGGCCTTGATGGCGGCGAGCGGGTTGCGGATCTCGTGCGCCAGGCCGGCGGACATCTCGCCCAGCGCGGCGAGGCGGTCGCGCTCCTTCATCTGCTGGTACAGCTTCGAGTTCTCGATCACCAGCGCGCAGCGATCCGCCACCTCGATGAGCGCCGCGATCTCGTCGGAGGCGAACGCCTCCTGCACCCGCTCGTCCCAGCAGGCCAGGAACCCGACCACCCGGTCGCCGGCGAGCAGCGGCATGGCGATGCCGGCGCGCATGGTGCCCATGACCGCGCGCGCGTCGCCGAGCCGCTTCAGCTCCTCGGCGATGGCGGCCGGCGCGCCGCGGCGGCTGACGTGGTCGCCCGGGCCGGTGGGGAGCAGGGCCCGCAGCTCCGACACGCGCCGGTCGATGTTCTCCGCCAGGATCGCCTTCTGGCCCGAGGACGAGGCGCCGAGCAGCGCCCGCGCGGTGGCCGGCTCCAAAAACGGCGCCGGCGGCGGGCCGCGGTAGTCGAGCAGCCGGTAGCCGGGGCGGTCGTCGGCGAGCAGCCACAGCGAGCAGTGGGTGACCCGGCGCGTCTCCACCAGCCCGTCCAGCACCACCGCCGCGAGCCCGGCGGGCTCGATCACCTTGCCGGTCCGATCGCGCAGGTCCTCGAGGCGCCGCACCAGCTCGTAGCGCTCGTGGAACAGCGTCGCGACCACCCACTCCTCGACCTTGTCGCGCATCGGGTCGAACAGCGAGAGGATCACGAACGAGGCCACCACCGTGTTGAAGTAGAAGAGCTCCGGCCGGTCGCCCACCCACGACACCAGGCCGCCGTAGATCGCCACCAGCACCAGGCCGAGGGCGGTGACCACCACGATCTTCCCGAGGAACTCGTGCAGGTCGAGCAGCCGGTGGCGCTGCAGCGTCTGCGACAGGAAGAACATGAAGACGGTGAGGACGATCGACCCGAGCCCCTCCGGCGGATAGGGCACGCCGAACAGCGGCAGCATGTCGAGCGTCGAGAGCACCACCGCCACCAGCGCGCCGACGAACAGGTACTGGAGGCGCGCGCGCTCGACCCGGGTCTGCGAGCCGTGCCGCTTGCCCCACAGGGTGGAGAGCACCGCCGCGAGGCCGCCCAGCACGTAGGCGCCGACCAGGAGCTTGGCGGGCTTCACGTGGACGAGCGGCGTGATCGCCACCACCAGGCCGGTCAGCGAGCCGGCCAGCATCGCGTTCCGCGCGCGCCGGGCGGGCCGGCGCGCCACCCCGAGGAACTCGAGGAAGAAGGCGAGCGCCGCGGCCGGGATGAGCGCCCCGGTCCCGACCGCCAGCCGCTCCCACCAGACCGTCCCGAACGACTGCTTCCAGCGCAGGAAGAAGAGCGCCAGCGAGAACAGGAACAGGTCGGCCGAGAACAGCGCGAACAGCGTGAAGACGCGGGAGCGGTTGTCGCGGAGCAGCGCCGCCGCCGCGAGGGCGAGCGTCACGATCGCGGCGAGCAGGGTGGCCTGGGTGCGGATGTCCACGCCCCGGGATCCTAACCCTTTTCGGCGCTGCGCACCGCACGGGCGCACGCCGGCCGGGGAGGGAATCCGCCGGCGGCCCCGGCCGTTCCTCCCGGTGCGCCCGGGCGGCACGCCCCCGCTCGCCCCTGCGGGCGAACGGTCCCTTGACCGCGTCTCCCCCGGGTCCCACTCTGTCCCCCGGACCGATGCTCACCGCCGCGCTCACCGCCTGCCTCCTCGCCGCCGCCCCGACCCCCACGCCCCCGCCGCTCCGCGAGGCCGACCTCGCGCCGCTGTTCCGCAAGGGCCCCGCCGCGGAGGGAAAGGCCGCCTACGACGCCGGGCGCCACGCCGACGCCGCCGCGCGGCTCGCGAGGGCGCCCGAGCCGGAGGCGGCCTACATCCGCGCGCTGGCGCTCCTGGAGGTCCCGCGGCCCGAGGAGGCGCTGAAGGTCCTCGCCGGCCTCGAGGAGAAGGTGCCCGACCTCGCCGACCGCGTGGCGTTCCTGCGCGGCGCGGCGCTGTCCGCGGCGGGACGCCCGCGCGAGGCGATGGCGGCGTGGGCGCAGGTGCCGGACCGGTCGCTGCTCGCCGCCGAGGCGCGGCTCTCGCGGGCGCGCGCCGCGTCGGCGCTCGGCGAGGGCGCGGCCGCGCTCGAGGCGCTCGCGCCGCTGCTGCGCGACGGCGCGCCGGACGATCTCTCCCGGCCCGACCTCGCCGCCTCCGCGCTGCTCCTCGCCGGCCGGATCCGCGGCGCAGCGCGGCCCCCCGATCCCGCCGGCGCGCGGCGCGACCTGATGGCGTGCTGGACGGCGCACCCGCTCGCGCCGGAGTCCTCGGAGTGCCTCTCCGCGGCGGCCGCGCTGCCGGCGCCGCACGGCGGCCCGCCCTCGGCCGAGGAGACGCTGCGGCGCGCGGAGGGGCTGCTCGACGCGAACCGCAACGGGCAGGCGCTGGCGCTGCTCGAGCCCGCGGTGGCCGCGCTCCGCCCCGACGACCTCGGCGCCGCCGCGTGCCGCGCCCGGGCGGCGCTGGGCCGCGGCTACCGCAAGGAGCGCAGCTACCGGCAGGCGATCGACACGCTGCGGCCGGTGGTGGCGGGCTGCGAGGACGAGGGGCTGCGGGTCCGCTCGCTGTACCTGCTCGCCGGCGCGTCGTCCATCTCCGGGGATCGCGACGAGGCGGTGGCGCTGTACCGCCAGCTGGCGCGCGACTTCGCCGGCCACGCGTTCGCCGACGACGCGCTGTTCTTCGCCGCAGACCTCCTGGCGCGCGCCGGCAAGTCGCAGGAGGCCCGCGAGGCGCTCGCGGCGCTGGTGCGGGATCACCCGGGCGGCGACTACCGCGAGGAGGCGCGCTTCCGGCTCGCGTGGCTGCTGAAGCAGGCGGGCGACCTGGATGGCGCGGTCGCGCAGCTCCTCGCGGTCGAGGAGGAGCAGGCGGGCCGCGACGGCTACGAGCACGCCCGGGCGGCCTACTGGCGCGCGCGGCTGCTGGCCGGGCGCGGCGAGGACGGGCGCCGGGCCGCCGAGGCGGTGTTCACCGAGCTCGCCACGCGCTACCCCACCGACTACTACGGCCTGCTCGCCCGGGCCCGGCTCGACGGCCACGGCGGCCAGAGCCTCCCCGCGCGGCGGGCCGCGCCGGCCGGCGGCACCCCCGAGGCCGCCTACGACCCCGGCCCGCTGCGCGAGGAGCCGCACTTCCGCGCCGGCCTGCTGCTCCTGCGCATGGGCCTGCCGCGCGCCGCGTCGGAGGAGCTGTCGGCGATCCCGGCCGCGCGGCTGCGCGCGGCCGGCGACGCGCCCGAGCCGGTGCTGCTGGTGGCCGACCTGCTCGACCGCGCCGGCGACCACCGCGCCGCGCACAACCTGCTGCGCACCCGCGCCCGCGGCGCGCTCCGCAAGCCGCCCGAGGGCGAGAACCTGCGCGCCTGGCGCATCGCGTACCCGCCGGCCTACCGCGACGACGTGCGCCGCTGGGCGCCGCCCGCGGGCGTGCCGGTGGAGCTGGTGCAGGCGCTCATGCGCGAGGAGAGCGCGCTCGACCCGCGCGCCATGTCCGGCGCCGGCGCGGTCGGCCTCACCCAGCTCATGCTGCCCACCGCGCAGTCGGTGGCGAAGAGCCTGAAGCTCTCCCGCCCGACGCGCACCGACCTCATGCGCGCGTCGCTCAACATCCGACTCGGCTCGCACTACCTGGGCGAGCTGGTGCGCCGGTTCGACGGCTCGCTCCCGCTCGCGCTCGCAGCGTACAACGCCGGCGGCGGGGCGGTCCGGCGCTGGCTGGGCGGGCGCGACGCGCTCGACGTGGACGAGTTCGTGGAGGAGATCCCGGTGGAGGAGACGCGCGGCTACGTGAAGCGCGTGCTCCGGTCCTACGCCGCGTACCGGCTGCTCTACGGCGCGCCCGAGGAGGCGTCCCTCGGGCTGCTCCGCCGCGCCGGGGGCAAGGGCTGACCCGGAGGAGGGGCGCACCGCGACCCACCCGACCCGCGGCGATCCGCGC encodes:
- a CDS encoding transglycosylase SLT domain-containing protein, yielding MLTAALTACLLAAAPTPTPPPLREADLAPLFRKGPAAEGKAAYDAGRHADAAARLARAPEPEAAYIRALALLEVPRPEEALKVLAGLEEKVPDLADRVAFLRGAALSAAGRPREAMAAWAQVPDRSLLAAEARLSRARAASALGEGAAALEALAPLLRDGAPDDLSRPDLAASALLLAGRIRGAARPPDPAGARRDLMACWTAHPLAPESSECLSAAAALPAPHGGPPSAEETLRRAEGLLDANRNGQALALLEPAVAALRPDDLGAAACRARAALGRGYRKERSYRQAIDTLRPVVAGCEDEGLRVRSLYLLAGASSISGDRDEAVALYRQLARDFAGHAFADDALFFAADLLARAGKSQEAREALAALVRDHPGGDYREEARFRLAWLLKQAGDLDGAVAQLLAVEEEQAGRDGYEHARAAYWRARLLAGRGEDGRRAAEAVFTELATRYPTDYYGLLARARLDGHGGQSLPARRAAPAGGTPEAAYDPGPLREEPHFRAGLLLLRMGLPRAASEELSAIPAARLRAAGDAPEPVLLVADLLDRAGDHRAAHNLLRTRARGALRKPPEGENLRAWRIAYPPAYRDDVRRWAPPAGVPVELVQALMREESALDPRAMSGAGAVGLTQLMLPTAQSVAKSLKLSRPTRTDLMRASLNIRLGSHYLGELVRRFDGSLPLALAAYNAGGGAVRRWLGGRDALDVDEFVEEIPVEETRGYVKRVLRSYAAYRLLYGAPEEASLGLLRRAGGKG